One Rhodococcus sp. P1Y DNA window includes the following coding sequences:
- a CDS encoding AzlC family ABC transporter permease, translating into MTTLAPTRVRSSFHDATRSAGVVWLGLFVLGIGFGVIVTAHDLPWWLAPIMSGVMFAGSVEFILVGLLAASAPLAAIAITTFLVNSRHLFYGLSFPLHRVDGRFAKLYSIFALCDEAFALASTRMKSGHILWTQFGLHSSWMVGSLVGAAMGSSVLAGLEGLDFVLTALFLVLFLDVYRENPDKTTLWLALGAGLIGYVVAPGSMLVVSMSVFTAALLVRHRRG; encoded by the coding sequence ATGACCACGTTAGCCCCAACACGGGTTCGATCCTCGTTCCACGACGCCACCCGATCCGCGGGCGTCGTCTGGCTCGGATTGTTCGTTCTGGGAATCGGTTTCGGCGTCATCGTCACCGCCCACGATCTGCCCTGGTGGCTCGCGCCCATCATGTCCGGCGTCATGTTCGCCGGATCCGTCGAGTTCATCCTGGTCGGACTTCTGGCCGCGTCCGCGCCGCTGGCCGCGATTGCGATCACCACGTTTCTGGTGAACTCCCGACACCTGTTCTACGGATTGTCGTTTCCGTTGCACCGCGTCGACGGTCGTTTTGCCAAGCTGTACAGCATCTTTGCGTTGTGCGACGAAGCCTTCGCCCTGGCCTCCACGCGCATGAAGAGCGGGCACATCCTGTGGACCCAGTTCGGCCTTCACTCGTCGTGGATGGTCGGATCCCTCGTCGGCGCCGCGATGGGCAGCTCTGTGCTCGCTGGACTCGAGGGACTCGACTTCGTCCTGACCGCTCTGTTCCTCGTGCTGTTCCTCGACGTGTACCGCGAGAACCCTGACAAAACGACCCTGTGGCTGGCCCTCGGTGCCGGACTGATCGGCTACGTCGTGGCTCCGGGGTCAATGCTTGTCGTGTCGATGTCCGTCTTCACCGCCGCGCTGTTGGTCAGGCACCGACGTGGTTGA
- a CDS encoding Lrp/AsnC family transcriptional regulator, translated as MDAIDEHILLLLQENGRLTNQELAAHVGLTPAPCLRRVRKLEQDGVITGYSANIDRTRMGRGFEVIIHADLVAKDFRTVAAFEERIAGMSEVAEVRRMFGIPDYFIRVRVADLAAFEKWLTTQLMGDPAIARVDSRITMKILKSDA; from the coding sequence GTGGATGCTATCGATGAGCACATTTTGTTGCTATTGCAGGAGAACGGCCGACTGACCAACCAGGAATTGGCGGCGCACGTCGGGCTCACACCTGCGCCGTGCCTGCGGCGTGTGCGCAAGTTGGAGCAAGACGGCGTCATCACGGGCTACTCCGCGAACATCGACAGGACCCGGATGGGTCGCGGGTTCGAGGTCATCATCCACGCCGACCTCGTCGCGAAGGACTTCCGAACGGTTGCGGCGTTCGAGGAGAGAATCGCCGGGATGAGTGAGGTGGCCGAAGTGAGGCGCATGTTCGGCATCCCCGATTACTTCATACGTGTCCGGGTTGCCGATCTCGCCGCATTCGAGAAGTGGTTGACGACGCAGCTCATGGGAGACCCGGCAATCGCGCGGGTGGATTCTCGCATCACCATGAAGATCCTCAAGTCCGATGCTTGA
- a CDS encoding SGNH/GDSL hydrolase family protein: protein MKRLLALCLVGLVTLLTGMQSASAQPRPLRVAIVGDSFAVGVGANSSGDSFANVLAARGCWNLDLVARSGSGYAASADPYVSFSRVAAVASAIPDVIIIQGSGNDRGDARLFVAAAGLYATFRVVAPQARIVVVGPTGAPNAKHENIDNIRRTLRDAAGVAGVTFIDPKAEGWLNAATDYAPDGIHPNTRGHARMATRVFDALSAQGIPRSCR, encoded by the coding sequence GTGAAAAGGCTTCTGGCACTGTGTCTCGTCGGATTGGTCACGCTGTTGACAGGCATGCAGTCCGCGAGCGCTCAGCCCAGGCCTCTGCGAGTGGCAATTGTGGGCGATTCCTTCGCCGTCGGCGTGGGTGCGAACAGCAGCGGCGACAGTTTCGCGAACGTTCTGGCTGCACGTGGATGCTGGAATCTAGATCTGGTCGCACGGTCCGGTAGCGGATACGCCGCGAGTGCAGATCCGTACGTCAGCTTCTCGCGGGTGGCAGCGGTGGCGTCGGCGATCCCGGACGTGATCATCATCCAAGGAAGTGGAAACGATCGGGGCGACGCCCGGCTGTTCGTGGCTGCTGCCGGCCTCTACGCGACATTCCGAGTGGTGGCCCCTCAAGCGAGGATTGTCGTCGTCGGGCCGACGGGTGCACCGAACGCCAAGCACGAGAACATCGACAACATCCGTCGCACCCTTCGGGACGCCGCAGGTGTAGCGGGAGTGACGTTCATCGACCCGAAGGCCGAGGGCTGGTTGAACGCCGCCACCGACTACGCGCCCGACGGGATTCATCCGAACACTCGCGGTCACGCGCGCATGGCAACCCGAGTGTTCGACGCCTTGTCCGCCCAGGGGATCCCGCGCAGCTGCAGGTGA
- a CDS encoding glutaminase, which produces MKSPVPDYLREVLDSLADNSDGAVADYIPDLKNANPDVFGIAVTTVDGRTHAVGDDETEFSIQSISKPFAYAAALTDRGFDAVANTVGVEPSGEAFNELSLEGESRRPKNPMINAGAIATHSLLGGSVDERVTKAVDFFSTLAGRRLSIDESVCRSEMDTADRNLAIAHMLRNYGIIDDEAHSIVEGYTSQCSINVTVRDLAVMGATLANAGVHPATGDQVVSRAVARQTLSVMAGAGMYDAAGHWLTRVGIPAKSGVAGGLLGALPGQAGVGVFSPRLDSHGNSVRGVKVFERLSDDMGLHLMEAEPYGSSVLRDIRVVDGELRVELQGVIQFTGAENILDALENDDSGAGTVVVDVSRVDRLSDVGRRMVLEGMRRLALDDRTVALIDPDGVLPDPDLGDGRFPEIR; this is translated from the coding sequence GTGAAGTCACCTGTACCCGATTACCTGCGCGAAGTACTGGACAGCCTGGCGGACAACTCCGACGGTGCCGTAGCCGACTACATTCCGGATCTGAAGAACGCGAACCCTGACGTGTTCGGGATCGCCGTTACCACCGTCGACGGTCGCACCCACGCCGTCGGTGACGACGAAACCGAGTTCTCGATCCAGTCGATCTCCAAGCCGTTCGCCTACGCAGCCGCGCTGACCGATCGGGGCTTCGACGCAGTCGCGAACACGGTCGGGGTCGAGCCGTCGGGCGAGGCCTTCAACGAACTCTCCCTCGAAGGCGAGTCCCGGCGCCCGAAGAACCCGATGATCAACGCAGGTGCCATCGCCACTCATTCGTTGCTGGGCGGGAGCGTCGACGAACGCGTAACGAAGGCCGTGGACTTCTTCTCGACGCTCGCCGGGCGCCGACTTTCGATCGACGAGTCGGTGTGTCGATCCGAAATGGACACTGCCGACCGCAATCTCGCGATCGCACACATGCTGCGTAACTACGGCATCATCGACGACGAGGCCCATTCGATCGTCGAGGGCTACACGTCACAATGTTCGATCAACGTGACCGTCCGGGATCTGGCCGTCATGGGTGCCACCCTCGCCAATGCTGGGGTCCACCCTGCCACCGGCGATCAGGTGGTCTCCAGAGCCGTTGCACGACAGACCTTGTCGGTGATGGCCGGTGCGGGAATGTACGACGCGGCCGGGCACTGGCTCACCAGAGTCGGAATTCCCGCCAAAAGCGGTGTCGCGGGCGGACTTCTCGGCGCACTCCCGGGGCAAGCCGGTGTCGGGGTCTTCTCACCCAGGCTCGACAGTCACGGCAACAGCGTCCGCGGAGTCAAGGTCTTCGAGCGACTGTCCGACGACATGGGCCTGCACCTGATGGAAGCCGAGCCCTACGGTTCCTCGGTCCTGCGCGATATACGCGTCGTGGACGGTGAACTCAGAGTCGAGTTGCAAGGCGTCATCCAGTTCACCGGCGCCGAGAACATCCTCGACGCGCTGGAGAACGACGACTCAGGGGCCGGCACCGTCGTCGTCGATGTCTCCAGAGTGGATCGACTCAGCGACGTCGGTCGCCGGATGGTGCTCGAGGGAATGCGACGCCTCGCGCTGGACGATCGGACCGTCGCGCTGATCGATCCCGACGGGGTCCTGCCCGATCCCGATCTCGGTGACGGCAGGTTCCCGGAAATCCGCTAG